The proteins below are encoded in one region of Panulirus ornatus isolate Po-2019 chromosome 31, ASM3632096v1, whole genome shotgun sequence:
- the RfC38 gene encoding replication factor C subunit 3 yields the protein MSLWVDKYRPKELSKLDYHEEQAGHLKKLVEGGDFPHLLVFGPSGAGKKTRIMCLLRELYGPGVERLRIEHQNFQTPSKKKLEIVSIASNYHLEVNPSDVGIYDRVVIQELIKTVASAQQLDTSGQREFKVVILTEVDKLTKDAQHALRRTMEKYMSTCRLILCANSTSKVIPAIRSRCLGVRVAAPSVEQIVQVLQNVCKKEGLCLPLDLAKRIAEKSNRNLRRALLMCEACKVQQYPFTPQQDISVPDWETFLKETASKIVEEQSPRRLLEVRERIYELLTHCIPPEVIFKGLLKELVSNCDGELKCEVTRLTAYHEHRLNLGSKAIYHIEAFIAAFMAMYKKLIEDSMSAAF from the exons ATGAGCTTGTGGGTTGATAAATACCGACCAAAAGAACTGAGCAAGTTAGATTATCATGAAGAACAGGCAGGACATTTGAAAAAGCTG GTTGAAGGTGGAGACTTTCCACACCTACTAGTTTTTGGACCATCTGGAGCAGGGAAAAAAACGCGCATCATGTGTTTGCTACGTGAACTGTATGGGCCTGGTGTGGAGAGACTTCGAATTGAGCATCAGAATTTCCAA ACACCCTCTAAGAAGAAACTGGAAATTGTATCTATTGCCAGTAACTACCATTTGGAGGTAAACCCTAGTGATGTGGGTATCTATGATAGGGTAGTGATTCAAGAACTCATTAAAACTGTTGCTTCTGCACAGCAGCTTGACACCAGTGGCCAAAGAGAATTTAAAG TGGTGATCCTGACAGAGGTTGACAAGCTGACCAAGGATGCCCAACATGCCCTTCGCAGGACAATGGAGAAGTATATGTCCACTTGCCGGTTGATCCTCTGTGCTAATTCAACTTCAAAGGTTATCCCAGCCATCCGCAGTCGGTGTCTTGGAGTGAGAGTTGCTGCTCCATCTGTTGAGCAGATTGTTCAAGTGTTACAG aatgtatgtaagaaggagGGTTTATGTCTACCATTAGATTTGGCTAAAAGAATTGCAGAAAAGTCCAATCGTAACTTACGACGAGCACTACTAATGTGTGAGGCTTGTAAAGTACAACA GTATCCATTCACCCCACAGCAAGACATTAGTGTTCCTGACTGGGAGACTTTCTTAAAAGAAACTGCATCAAAAATCGTGGAGGAGCAGAGCCCTAGAAGATTACTGGAAGTTCGTGAAAGAATTTATGAACTCTTGACTCACTGTATACCACCAGAAGTTATTTTTAAG GGATTGTTGAAGGAGCTAGTAAGTAACTGTGATGGGGAACTGAAGTGTGAGGTAACTCGCTTAACAGCATATCATGAACACCGTCTGAACCTGGGATCCAAGGCCATATATCACATAGAAGCATTCATAGCTGCCTTTATGGCAATGTACAAAAAGTTAATTGAAGATAGTATGTCTGCAGCATTCTAA